A window of Sphingobium herbicidovorans contains these coding sequences:
- the recG gene encoding ATP-dependent DNA helicase RecG translates to MRPDILNPLFAEIEALKGVGPALAKPLERLGLARAVDVAFHLPVSFIDRRMVDELASGDAGRVIGIELTPVDYRASGSARAPFRVIAQDSHGNTCALVYFGKNSGWPRKLLPLNEPKFISGKLEAYGENLQIVHPDYVLPPEEAATIPAREPVYGLSEGLTNNRMRDFVVQALARAPELPEWIEPSLLARKGWPSWREALTRIHADPSDAQARERLAYDEIFAGQLALMLVRQSSRKRRGLSIAGDGRLRAMLKLPFAPTGAQRRAFGEIEGDMAQSVPMLRLLQGDVGSGKTLVALMALLNTVEAGAQGALLAPTEILARQHYETLRKMASGLPVTIAILTGREKGRTRESTLMGLADGSIDILVGTHAIFQDAVRYRNLALSVIDEQHRFGVAQRMMLSAKAERTPHLLVMTATPIPRTLTLTYYGEMDVSRLDEMPPGRQPIQTVVMSANRLDEVVDALARHVEGGGQAYWVCPLVEESEKSDLAAAEARSEMLRMRFGDRVGLVHGRMKGPDKDAAMEAFAANRTQILVATTVIEVGVDVPNSSLIIIEGADRFGLAQLHQLRGRVGRGQNHSVCILLRGGALSETSRARLALMRETNDGFRIAEEDLRLRGAGEILGTRQSGEQQLKIATPEHLSALLDAARDDARLLIDRDGGLDEARGQAARTCLYLFERDAAVGLLRSG, encoded by the coding sequence ATGCGCCCAGATATCCTCAACCCACTCTTCGCCGAAATAGAAGCGCTCAAGGGCGTAGGCCCTGCGCTTGCCAAGCCGTTGGAGCGGCTTGGGCTTGCCCGCGCTGTTGATGTGGCCTTTCACCTGCCGGTCAGCTTCATCGACCGGCGAATGGTAGATGAACTAGCCTCTGGCGACGCTGGGCGAGTGATCGGCATCGAACTCACCCCCGTCGATTATCGGGCCTCTGGCAGCGCACGGGCCCCTTTTCGTGTTATCGCGCAGGATAGCCATGGCAACACATGTGCGTTGGTCTATTTCGGCAAGAATAGCGGCTGGCCCCGCAAATTGCTTCCGCTGAACGAACCCAAATTCATCTCGGGCAAGCTGGAAGCCTATGGCGAGAATCTTCAGATCGTCCATCCAGATTATGTCCTGCCGCCGGAAGAAGCCGCAACCATTCCGGCGCGCGAGCCGGTTTATGGCCTTTCCGAAGGTCTCACCAACAATCGTATGCGCGACTTTGTGGTGCAGGCGCTGGCGCGTGCGCCCGAACTTCCGGAGTGGATAGAACCAAGCCTGCTCGCACGGAAAGGTTGGCCGTCTTGGCGGGAGGCTTTGACTCGGATCCACGCCGATCCTTCCGACGCGCAAGCGCGCGAGCGCCTTGCCTATGACGAAATCTTCGCGGGACAACTCGCACTGATGCTGGTCCGGCAGTCGTCTCGCAAGCGCAGGGGTCTATCCATCGCGGGGGATGGCCGCCTGCGCGCCATGTTGAAACTGCCCTTCGCCCCCACCGGCGCCCAACGGCGCGCCTTTGGGGAAATTGAAGGCGACATGGCCCAGTCGGTGCCAATGCTCCGGCTGCTCCAGGGCGATGTGGGGTCGGGCAAGACGCTGGTCGCCCTGATGGCGCTGCTCAACACGGTGGAGGCGGGCGCTCAGGGCGCATTGCTCGCTCCTACCGAAATCCTCGCCCGGCAGCATTATGAGACGCTGCGCAAGATGGCGTCGGGGCTTCCGGTCACGATCGCCATCCTCACTGGGCGCGAAAAGGGCCGGACGCGCGAGTCTACGCTGATGGGCCTGGCGGATGGGAGCATCGATATCCTTGTCGGCACCCACGCCATTTTTCAGGATGCCGTGCGCTACAGGAATCTCGCGCTTTCTGTAATCGATGAACAGCATCGCTTCGGCGTCGCCCAGCGGATGATGCTGTCCGCCAAGGCCGAACGCACACCTCATCTGCTGGTGATGACCGCCACGCCGATCCCCCGCACGCTGACGCTCACCTATTATGGCGAGATGGACGTTTCTCGCCTGGACGAGATGCCGCCGGGCCGACAGCCAATCCAAACCGTAGTGATGTCCGCCAACCGGCTGGACGAGGTGGTCGATGCCCTGGCTCGCCATGTGGAAGGCGGCGGCCAGGCCTATTGGGTGTGTCCTTTGGTGGAGGAAAGCGAAAAGAGCGATCTTGCTGCCGCAGAAGCGCGGTCCGAGATGCTCAGGATGCGGTTCGGCGATCGCGTCGGGTTGGTCCATGGCCGCATGAAAGGCCCGGACAAGGATGCTGCGATGGAGGCGTTCGCCGCCAATCGGACGCAGATACTTGTCGCCACCACCGTGATCGAAGTTGGCGTCGATGTCCCCAATTCCAGCCTCATCATCATCGAAGGCGCTGACCGCTTCGGACTTGCGCAACTGCACCAGTTGAGAGGTCGGGTGGGACGCGGCCAGAACCACAGCGTCTGCATTCTGTTGCGCGGCGGCGCGCTGTCGGAAACATCCAGGGCGCGGCTTGCCTTGATGCGGGAAACCAATGATGGCTTCCGCATCGCCGAAGAAGATTTGCGGTTGCGGGGAGCAGGCGAAATCCTGGGCACGCGTCAGTCCGGCGAGCAGCAGTTGAAGATCGCGACACCCGAGCATCTCTCCGCCCTGCTCGATGCGGCCCGCGATGATGCGCGACTGCTTATCGACCGTGATGGCGGTCTGGACGAAGCGCGAGGTCAGGCGGCCAGGACATGCCTCTATTTGTTCGAGCGTGACGCTGCGGTCGGGTTGCTTCGCAGCGGCTGA
- the tyrS gene encoding tyrosine--tRNA ligase, with protein MSNYQSDLLRLLETRGYIHQLTDAEGLDALAARQVVPGYIGFDPTAPSLHVGHLVSIMMLRQLQKAGHKPIVLMGGGTGKIGDPSFKDEARKLLTTDAIAANVSSIKRVFERFLKFGDGPTDAIMVDNADWLDKLEYIPFLRDIGQHFSVNRMLSFDSVKMRLDREQSLSFLEFNYMILQAYDFLELSRRSACRLQMGGSDQWGNIVNGVELARRVDGTHVFGLTTPLLTNADGTKMGKTVGGAVWLNEDQLSSYDYWQFWRNTADADVANRLRLFTDLSMDEVTRLASLQGAEINEAKKILANEATALCRGADAATLAAETARKTFEEGASDANLPTVSLGAQGLNIVQGTTALGFATSNKEVRRKLSEGAIRVNGEVVSDPALTLKPGDKVSFGAKKHGLITD; from the coding sequence ATGAGCAACTATCAGTCCGATCTACTCCGCCTGCTCGAGACGCGCGGCTACATTCACCAGCTGACCGATGCGGAGGGGCTGGACGCGCTCGCCGCCAGACAGGTGGTGCCGGGCTATATCGGTTTCGATCCCACCGCGCCGTCGCTGCATGTCGGGCATCTGGTGTCCATCATGATGCTGCGCCAGTTGCAAAAGGCCGGGCACAAGCCGATCGTCCTGATGGGCGGCGGCACCGGCAAGATCGGCGATCCCAGCTTCAAGGACGAAGCCCGCAAGCTGCTGACCACCGACGCCATCGCCGCCAATGTGTCGAGCATCAAGCGGGTGTTCGAGCGGTTCCTGAAATTCGGTGACGGGCCGACCGACGCGATCATGGTCGATAATGCGGACTGGCTCGACAAGCTGGAATATATCCCTTTCCTGCGCGACATCGGGCAGCATTTTTCGGTCAACCGGATGCTGAGCTTCGATTCAGTCAAGATGAGGCTGGACCGCGAACAATCGCTCAGCTTTCTCGAATTCAACTACATGATCCTCCAGGCATATGACTTTCTGGAGCTTTCACGCCGGTCGGCCTGCCGATTGCAGATGGGCGGTTCGGATCAGTGGGGCAACATCGTCAACGGCGTTGAACTGGCCCGGCGAGTCGATGGCACCCATGTGTTCGGCCTGACGACGCCGCTACTGACCAACGCCGATGGCACCAAGATGGGCAAGACAGTCGGCGGCGCTGTGTGGCTGAACGAGGACCAGCTTTCCAGCTATGATTACTGGCAGTTCTGGCGGAACACGGCAGACGCCGACGTAGCCAATCGCCTGCGCCTGTTCACCGACCTTTCGATGGACGAGGTGACGCGCCTAGCCTCCTTGCAGGGCGCAGAGATCAACGAGGCCAAGAAGATCCTGGCCAATGAAGCGACGGCGCTTTGCCGGGGCGCAGATGCTGCGACGTTGGCGGCCGAGACGGCACGCAAGACTTTCGAGGAAGGCGCGTCAGACGCCAACCTGCCGACAGTTAGCCTGGGCGCGCAGGGTCTGAACATCGTTCAGGGCACGACTGCGCTAGGCTTTGCGACGTCCAACAAAGAGGTCCGGCGCAAACTTTCCGAAGGGGCGATCCGGGTGAATGGCGAAGTAGTCAGCGACCCGGCGCTGACACTTAAACCAGGTGACAAGGTCAGCTTCGGCGCAAAGAAACATGGATTAATAACCGACTGA
- a CDS encoding YoaK family protein, protein MKHYNRRHWVLAAGLSALAGYVDVIGFLRLGGLFVSFMSGNSTRLAVGTVQGSEIAARAALIIALFIGGAALGAIVARIAGRWRKPVLLMLAAVLLGLGASAVMLSVPAMVIAMGLLNAVFLRDKEVSIGVTYMTGTLVKLGQGIGNALVGGERTSWLPYALLWTGLMAGALMAAFLHAVLPVDPLWGAAGWTLALALFAAKWLPRPVA, encoded by the coding sequence ATGAAGCATTACAATCGGCGGCACTGGGTTCTGGCGGCGGGCCTTTCGGCGCTGGCTGGCTATGTCGATGTGATCGGTTTTCTGCGGCTTGGCGGTCTTTTCGTGTCGTTCATGAGCGGCAATTCGACGCGGCTGGCCGTTGGCACGGTGCAGGGAAGCGAAATTGCCGCGCGGGCCGCGCTAATCATCGCACTGTTCATAGGCGGGGCGGCGCTGGGCGCGATTGTCGCCCGGATCGCCGGACGATGGAGAAAGCCGGTTTTACTGATGCTGGCGGCGGTGCTGCTGGGGCTGGGCGCGAGCGCGGTGATGCTGTCGGTGCCTGCGATGGTGATCGCGATGGGGCTGCTCAACGCTGTATTCCTGCGCGACAAGGAAGTCAGTATCGGCGTTACCTATATGACCGGCACGCTGGTAAAGCTGGGACAGGGCATCGGCAATGCGCTGGTCGGCGGAGAACGGACGAGCTGGCTGCCCTATGCGCTATTGTGGACGGGGTTGATGGCCGGAGCGTTAATGGCGGCCTTTCTTCATGCCGTCCTGCCGGTCGATCCACTATGGGGTGCGGCTGGCTGGACCCTGGCGCTGGCGCTTTTCGCCGCGAAGTGGTTGCCCCGCCCGGTGGCCTGA
- a CDS encoding anhydro-N-acetylmuramic acid kinase — MLAIGLMSGTSRDGIDAAMIETDGEGQAQAIEFHAMPYDDGFRLRLAEACTRAMAMKTQGFEPLIASVEAELTERHVQAVADLLGRSGHIAEDVGVIGFHGHTVAHRPEWGWTWQIGDGAGLAGAFGIPVVADLRSADVAAGGQGAPLMPVYHRALAEGLEKPAVVLNLGGVANITFIGSDGTLIAFDTGMASGLIDNWMQLQGNAAYDAGGACAVVGQVDEERLAAMMADPWFDLPPPKSIDREQFSIDAVKGLNLEDGAATLTAFTAAAVARAIDHLPERPTAIHVGGGGRHNGALMAMLTRQTGVAVMSVDELGWDGDALEAQGFAYMAVRHLKGLPISFPGTTGTPTPMTGGVLFRP, encoded by the coding sequence ATGCTGGCAATTGGGCTGATGTCCGGCACATCGCGCGACGGCATCGACGCCGCGATGATCGAAACGGACGGGGAGGGACAGGCGCAGGCGATCGAATTTCACGCCATGCCCTATGATGACGGCTTTCGCTTGCGGCTGGCAGAGGCGTGCACGCGGGCGATGGCGATGAAGACGCAGGGCTTTGAGCCGCTGATCGCGTCGGTCGAGGCTGAACTGACCGAGCGGCATGTGCAGGCGGTCGCCGACCTGCTGGGACGTAGCGGGCATATTGCCGAAGATGTGGGCGTGATCGGCTTTCACGGTCATACCGTGGCGCACCGGCCTGAGTGGGGCTGGACCTGGCAGATTGGCGACGGAGCGGGACTTGCCGGGGCTTTCGGGATCCCCGTGGTGGCCGATCTGCGCAGCGCGGATGTGGCGGCGGGCGGGCAGGGCGCGCCGTTGATGCCGGTTTATCACCGGGCGCTTGCCGAGGGGCTGGAAAAGCCCGCCGTGGTGCTCAATCTGGGGGGCGTGGCCAACATCACCTTTATCGGATCGGATGGCACATTGATCGCGTTCGACACCGGGATGGCGAGCGGCCTGATCGACAACTGGATGCAGCTTCAGGGCAACGCCGCCTATGATGCGGGCGGGGCGTGCGCCGTCGTAGGGCAGGTGGACGAGGAACGACTGGCGGCGATGATGGCCGATCCCTGGTTCGACCTGCCGCCGCCAAAAAGCATCGACCGCGAGCAGTTTAGCATCGATGCGGTTAAGGGGCTTAACCTGGAAGATGGCGCGGCGACGCTGACGGCGTTCACCGCCGCCGCGGTGGCGCGGGCGATCGATCACCTGCCTGAGCGACCGACCGCAATCCATGTGGGCGGCGGCGGACGGCACAACGGCGCGCTGATGGCGATGCTGACCCGCCAGACCGGCGTCGCCGTGATGTCCGTCGATGAACTGGGATGGGACGGCGATGCGCTGGAGGCGCAGGGCTTTGCCTATATGGCGGTACGGCATCTCAAAGGATTGCCGATCAGCTTTCCAGGAACGACCGGAACGCCGACGCCGATGACGGGCGGGGTTCTGTTCCGGCCATGA
- a CDS encoding PilZ domain-containing protein, which yields MSSVLASLAQVARSRDPSINQRRAARVLVDMVSHITARGRTHGIRVINISELGLMCRSDAELLIGERVSVWLPMIKDVQAEVRWAEDGRVGMEFCAPIQPRIYESMLSLIPPRQTAW from the coding sequence ATGTCTTCGGTGCTCGCCAGCCTCGCTCAGGTCGCCCGTTCACGGGATCCTTCCATCAATCAGCGCCGCGCGGCGCGCGTACTGGTGGATATGGTCAGCCATATCACGGCGCGAGGGCGCACCCACGGCATCAGGGTTATCAATATTTCCGAGCTTGGACTGATGTGCCGGTCCGATGCTGAACTGTTGATCGGCGAGCGCGTGTCAGTGTGGCTGCCGATGATAAAGGACGTTCAGGCGGAGGTGCGCTGGGCTGAGGATGGCCGGGTCGGCATGGAGTTTTGCGCTCCCATCCAGCCGAGGATTTACGAATCGATGCTCTCGCTCATCCCGCCGCGCCAGACGGCTTGGTAA
- a CDS encoding FAD assembly factor SdhE: protein MNEDPRIRRLQFRAWHRGIKEADLAVGGFFDRYHDTWSEEEIQWFERFMDEQDADIMAWAMGTLPVPAEWQGPMWDKFAKLDFVEIGKK, encoded by the coding sequence GTGAACGAAGATCCCCGCATCCGCCGCCTGCAGTTCCGCGCCTGGCACCGCGGCATAAAAGAAGCGGATCTGGCGGTGGGCGGATTCTTCGATCGCTATCATGACACATGGAGCGAAGAAGAAATTCAATGGTTCGAGCGGTTCATGGATGAACAGGATGCGGACATCATGGCGTGGGCGATGGGGACATTGCCCGTGCCAGCTGAGTGGCAGGGACCTATGTGGGACAAATTCGCGAAGCTGGATTTTGTCGAAATCGGGAAGAAATAG